The sequence TCCGGAGCCGCGCGGCTGGCCGTGGACGTCGCGTCGGCGCTCGGCGGGCCGCCCGAGGCCACGATCATCGGCGGCGCGGGGAGGGTGGGCGCGCCGGCCGCCGCGCTGGCGAACGGAACGCTCGTCCACGCGCTCGACTTCGACGACACCCACGCCGGGGGCCTGGTGCACGCGACCGCGCCCGTGCTGCCCGCCGTCCTGGCCGTGGGAGAGGAGGTCGGCGCGAGCGGCGCCGAGGTCGCGGTCGCGCTGGCCGCCGGGCTGGAGACGATCTGCAGGCTCGGCGCCGCCGTACCGCACGGTTTCCACGCGCGCGGCCTGCACGCCACCTCCGTCTGCGGGGTGTTCGCCGCGGCGCTGGCGGCCGCGCGGCTCTACCGGCTCTCGCCCGAGCAGGCGGTGAACGCGCTGGGCGTCGCGGGCAGCCAGGCGGGCGGGCTGCTGGAGTCCGTCAACACGGGTGCCTCCACCAAGCAGCTGCACCCCGGTCTCGCCGCCCTGGGCGGGGTGCTGGCGGCGCGGCTGGCCGCCGCGGGGGCGACCGGGCCGGCGAGCGTGTTCGAGGGGCGCTACGGCCTGTACAACGTGCTGGCCGGCAGGCAGGTCGGGGGCGCGGCCGTCCTGGCCGGGCTGGGGGAACGGTGGGAGCTGACCCGGATCACGATCAAGCCCTACCCGGTGTGCCAGCTCAGCCACGCCGCCCTGGACGCGGCCGGCAGGCTGCGCCCGCGGCTCGGCGGGCGCGACGTCGACGAGATCGTCGTCGAGATCCATCCGGACGCGGCGCAGTTCGTGTGCGGGCCGGGCAAGGAACGGCCCGCCTCGGCGTACGCGGCCAAGTTCTCGCTGCCCTGGTGCCTGGCGGCGCTGCTCGTCGACGGCACGCTGACCACGGCGACCTTCGACGACCTGGATCGGCCCGAGGTGGTGGCGCTGGCCGCCCGGGTACGGCACGAGCTGGCCGACTCCGGCGGAGTCGCCGCCGGCCAGCCGGGCCGGGTGATCGCCCTGCTCGCCGACGGTTCCCGGGTGGAGGCCGCGGTCGAGCGGAGCGGCGGCGGGCCCGGCGATCCGGCCCTGGACGAGCTGGTGCGTACCAAGGCCGCCGCCAACCTGGGGGGCACGGCGGTCGTCGCGACGGTCGACGTGCTGGAGCGCCTGCCCGACCTGACGTCCCTGATGGCCGCGTTGAGAGGACCCTTGACATCCTCCCCGCCCTGAAGGACGGGGTCTCCACGCTGGAGGTGGTTGATGACCGTTTACCTGCCCGCCGTACCCGGATATGAGGAGGCGGCGGCCCTGCTGGACACGGCAGGGCTCGCCGTGGGCGACCTCGTCCACGTCGTCGAGTACGTCACCGCCGGGGCGCTGGACGGCTACGCGAGCGTGAGCGCGGCCCGGGAGGGGTTCCTCGGCGGGCACGCCGTTCCGGTGGCGACCGTCGCGGTCGCGGGGCTCCTCGGGCCCGGCCCCTACGCGGTGGAGCTGACCGCCTTCCCCGGCGGCGGCGACCTGGTCGTCGCGCACCCCGACACCGGTTTCCACCGGGGAAGCCTGCGCGTCGCCGGCGGGGTGGTCTACCTGCCGGGGATCCAGCCGTGCGACGCCGAGGGCCTGGTCCACGCGGGCGACTTCCGGGCCCAGTACGGATACTGCCTGGATCGGGCCGCGGAGCTGCTCAAGGCCGCCGGGCTGGGACCCGGCGCGCTGGTGCGGACCATCGACTACACCGCGACCGCGACCCGGGCCGAATACCCCCGCTGCGGCCGCCCCCGCAGGGAGCTGCTCGGCGGCACCGGCGCCGACGGCCTGCCCGTCTTCCCCGGCGCGGCGGGAATCCTGGTGGACCGGCCCGTGCTGGCGGGCGCGATGGTCTCCCTGGACGCGCTCGCCTCGACCGCCCCGTCGCGTACGGTCAACCCGGGGTGGAGCCGGTACGAGACGCTGACCTACAGGCCCGGTGTCGCGGCCGGGGACACGCTGTTCATGTCGGGCTTCGGGGCGCTGGAACCGGCCACCCAGGAAGTGGTGTTCGCCGGCGACCTGGCCGCCCAGGCCGGGTTCGTCTACGCGGGGATCGCGGCGGTGCTCCGCGAGGCCGGGCTCCGCGGCGCGGACGTCGTGCGGCTGGTCGAGTACGTGACCCCCGAGGGGGTCGCCGCCCACCCGGACCTGGCCGCCCTGCGGGCGCGCCACTTCGGCCGGGCGCCGGTCAGCGCGGTGGTCTGCTCGGCGCTGCTGCGCCCGGAGTTCCTGATCGAGGTCGTCCCGGTGGCGGTGCGTCCGTGAACCTGCCCATCGAGGAGATCAGGGCGCTGGTCGGCAGGGAGGTCGCCTACACGGCGCCCGAGCCGCTGGGGCGGGCGGCACTGCGCTACTTCGCGCTGGCGGTCGGCGACGACAACCCGCTCTACACCGACGCCGGCCACGCCAGGGCGCACGGCTACCGGGACGTCGTCGCCCCGCCCACGCTGATCTGCGAGACCAACCAGTACGCCGGGCTGCCCATGGACGCGGACGGCTACGCGGGCCACTCCTGGCACATCGACGTGCCGGGCGCCCGGCTGGTGCGCGGTGGCAACGACTACACCTTCCACCAGCCGGTCCATCCCGACGATGTGATCACCGCGACCTGGCGGATCGAGGACGTCGAGGAGAAGGCGGGCAAGTTGTTCGTGACATCCCGGGCCACCTACACCAACCAGCGGGGCGAGCTGCTGGCGGTCAACGAGGAGACGCTGATCTACGTGGAGATCCCGTGAGGGCCGGGCAGGAGGTCCCGGCGCTGGAGCGCACGATCGGGGCGGCCGACATGATCGCCTACGCGGGGGCCACCTGGGACTGGCACCGGCTGCACCACGACGCCGCCTATCTCCGGGCCAGGGGGCTCGACCGCCCCGTGGTGGACGGGCAGCTGTTCGGCGCGCTCCTCGCCGAGCAGGTGCAGGACTGGCTCGGGCCGGACGCCCGCCTGCGGCGGCTGCGGTTCCGCCTCCTGTCCATGGTGTTCGCCGGAGAGAGCGTCCGGGTGACCGGCGTCGTCACCGGCGTCGAAGGGACGCTGGTCACGGTCGAGCAGAAGGTGCTCGTCGCGGGCCGGGTGGCGGTCGGCGGGACGGCCCAGGCGGTGCTGCCGTGACCGGCGTGGCGATCGTCGGAGCCGCCGAGTCCGACCTCGGGATCACCGGCGAGTCCGTCCTGACCCTGCAGGCGCAGGCCGTCACCAGGGCGCTGGCCGACGCCGGACTCCCTCTGTCCGACGTGGACGGGCTCGCCACCTGCGGCGTGTCCCGCTTCTCCGCCACCCAGGTCGCCGACTACCTGGGGCTCCGGCCCGTCTGGACCGAGTCCACGTTCGCGGGGGGCTGTGCCTTCGAGATGTACGTCGCGCGCGCCGTCCAGGCCATCGAGGCCGGGCAGTGCCGTACCGTGGTGATCTCCTACGGGTCGAACCAGCGCTCGGCCAGGTCGCGGTCGCTGGCCGGGGTCGTCGAGGAGCACACGCCCGAGGCGCGGTTCGAGGCGCCCTACGGCCCGCTCTACCCTTTCTCCTACTACGCGATGGCCGCGCAGCGGTACATGCACGCCTTCGGCGTGAAGCGCGAGGCGCTGGCCGAGGTGGCGGTCGCCGCGCGGGACTGGGCGCTGCTCAACCCCAAGGCCTACCGGTACGGCGCCGCGCCGCTGACCGTCCGGGACGTGCTGTCGGCCCCCATGGTCTCCTCCCCGCTCACCGTGGCCGACGCCTGCCTGGTCACCGACGGGGGCGGCGCCGTCGTGCTGACCTCACTGGAGCGCGCCCGCGACCTGCGGCGCGCGCCGGTGCGCGTGCTCGGGTACGGCGAGTGCGTCACCAACACCTCCATGACCGCCGTCGACGACCTCACCGTCACCGGCGCCGTCCGCTCCGGAGCGGCGGCCTTCACCCGCGCGGGGCTCGTCCCCGGCGACGTGGACGTCGCCCAGATCTACGACTCCTTCACGATCACGGTGCTGCTCACCCTGGAGGGACTCGGCTTCTGCGGCGCGGGCGAGGCGGGCGACTTCGTCGCCGGCGGCCGGACCGGACCGGGCGGCGCGTTCCCGGTCAACACCAGCGGCGGCGGGCTCTCCTACAACCACCCGGGGCAGTACGGCCTGCTGCTCCTGGTCGAGGCGGTCAGGCAGCTGCGCGGGGAGTGCGGCGACCGGCAGGTCCCCGGCGCCGAGGTCGCGCTGGCGCACGGCACCGGCGGCATCCTGTCCGCACACGCCACCGTCCTGCTGGGGGTGGACCGGTGATCGAGGATTTCTGGGAGGCGACCAGGCGACGGCTGCTGGTCGTCCAGCGCTGCCTCGCCTGCGGCCACCGCCAGCACTACCCGCGCCTGCTCTGCACGGCCTGCGGCGGCACCGAGCTGGAGTACGCCTCCGTGTCGGGTCTCGGCGTGGTGGACTCCTTCACCATCGTCCACCGCGCTCCCGCGCCCGGCTTCGAGCCGCCCTACACCGTCGCCAGGGTCCGGCTCGCCGAGGGGCCCATCCTGCTCACCCACCTGGTCGGCGGCACCGACTGGGCCTGCGATCTGCCCGTACGCGTGGCCTGGCGGCCCCTGCCCGACGGCCGGCACCTGCCGGTGTTCCGGCCGGCGCGGGACTGACCACGGGCGCCGGGCCGCCGGAAGGCCCCCTCGGACGACCGCTTCCGCGGGACTGACCACGGGCGCCGGGCCGGTGGCACGGGTTTCGGGCGCAGGACTGACCACGGGCGCCGGGCCGGTGGCACGGGTTTCGGGCGCGGGACTGACCACGGGATTCGGGCCGGCGGCACGGGTTTCGGGCCGGCGAAAGGACCCCTCGGGCGACCGGTCGCGCGGCCCGGCTCATCCGAGGCGGGCCAGCCCGGCGCACGAGGACGCCGTGGCCAGGGCGGCGATGCGGCGGTCGAGGGCGGCCACCGCCGGCGCCGGCAGGGCCCGCGCGGCGTTGAGCCGGAACTTCAGCGCCAGCTCGCCGGGCGACAGCGGGTTGTCCGGCCCGCCCCTGGAGGAGTCCACCCGGTGGGTGAGCGTGGCTCCGCCCCTGACGCGCACCCGCAGGACGGCGCCGAAGCTCACGGGGAACAGCTCGGAGGCGCGGTCGTCGGCGACGCACCTGACCCGCGCGGCCAGGGCCAGCCGTCGCGGGTGGAGCTCGGCGAAGTCGTCGAGGTAGACCCCGAGGCCGCCGCCGCCCAGGAGAGCCGTCGCGACCGTGTAGGGGCCGGAGAACTTCGCGTGGTACGGCGAGCGCGGGCTGATCTTCTCCTCGTGCGGTTCGGCGATGGTGCGCAGCACGGGGGCGGGCGCCCCCAGCTCGATCTCCTCGATGTCGTCCGGGTCGAGTCCCCGCGCGCGCAGGGCCAGTGCGCAGTCGATGGCCGGGTGGGTGAAGTGGTTGGCCGGATAGGGCTTGTAGACCGTCCGGGTGACCTCCCAGCGCTCGCCGAGCCCGGCCAGCAGGGCGTCCGCGTCGTGACGGCCGTCGAGGTAGGCGGCGAAGAACCCGAAACGCCCCTCCAGCACGGTGGGCGGGCCGGTCAGCCCCTCGCGGACGAGCATCGCCGCCGTCACGCCCGCGTGCGCCGCCCATCCGCAGTGGACCCGCTTCACAGTCCCGCCGGTCCGGTTGGCCTCCAGCAGCCCGGCGCCCATGCTGGCGGCGACGCCGATCGCCGAGGCGATCCCTTCCTCGTCGAGCCCGTAGAGCAGCCCGGCGGCCACGGCGGCGCCGATCGTGCCGCAGATGGAGGTGGCGTGCAGCCCTTTCTCGAAGAACAGGGAGTTGCGCAGCTCCGGCAGGTAGGAGGCGGTGCCGAGCCGTACGCAGACCTCGTCGCCCGCCGCCACGGCGGCGAGCAGGGCCGCGCCGCCCGCACCCGCGTCCTCGGCGGCGGCCAGCGCGGCGGGCACGACCGAGGCGCTGGGGTGCAGGACGGACGGCAGGTGGGTGTCGTCGAAGTCGAGGGCGTGGGCGAGCGTGCCGTTCACCAGCGCGGCCGAGGGGGCGGGCAGGCCGTACGGCAGGCCGATCGCCGCCGCGCCCGCCGTGCCGCCCCAGGCGGCGACCACGCGGCGCACCGCCGCCACCGGGCCGCCCGGCCCTTCTCCGGCCTCCTCCGCGTGCGCGGCCAGGCAGTTGCCCAGCACGTCACGCACCCGGCCGACGGCGTCGCGGGCCACCTCGGCGGGCAGGCCGCCGTCCCGGCAGCCGGTGGCGAACCGGGCCAGGTGCCCCGCGAACGTCGTCATCGGGCCACCGCCAGCGGCCTGACGGGGGAACCGGACGCGCCGACCACGGGCAGGGGGTTGACGACGAGCAGGAACTCGCGGACGCCGGAGTCGAGCAGCTCGTCCAGGCGCATGGTCTCGACGATGTTGATCCCTTCCTCCACGAGCAGCAGCCGGTGGACGGGGAGCGTGGCGTGGCCGCGTCCCGGGGCGACATGCTCGAAGGCGATGGTCTCCGCGCCCACCAGCCGCGGGTTCAGGTCGGCCAGCCACCGCCCGGCCGCCACGCCGGGGCCGGGGGCGCCGTGGGACTGGCCGGTGAAGACCTCGGGCTCCGGCCAGCGACGCGACCAGCCGGTGCCGACCAGGACGGCCTCCCCCGGCCCGATGTCCAGCCCGGCGGCGGCCCGGTCCAGATCCTCCGGCG comes from Streptosporangium roseum DSM 43021 and encodes:
- a CDS encoding MaoC/PaaZ C-terminal domain-containing protein, which produces MRAGQEVPALERTIGAADMIAYAGATWDWHRLHHDAAYLRARGLDRPVVDGQLFGALLAEQVQDWLGPDARLRRLRFRLLSMVFAGESVRVTGVVTGVEGTLVTVEQKVLVAGRVAVGGTAQAVLP
- a CDS encoding MmgE/PrpD family protein encodes the protein MTTFAGHLARFATGCRDGGLPAEVARDAVGRVRDVLGNCLAAHAEEAGEGPGGPVAAVRRVVAAWGGTAGAAAIGLPYGLPAPSAALVNGTLAHALDFDDTHLPSVLHPSASVVPAALAAAEDAGAGGAALLAAVAAGDEVCVRLGTASYLPELRNSLFFEKGLHATSICGTIGAAVAAGLLYGLDEEGIASAIGVAASMGAGLLEANRTGGTVKRVHCGWAAHAGVTAAMLVREGLTGPPTVLEGRFGFFAAYLDGRHDADALLAGLGERWEVTRTVYKPYPANHFTHPAIDCALALRARGLDPDDIEEIELGAPAPVLRTIAEPHEEKISPRSPYHAKFSGPYTVATALLGGGGLGVYLDDFAELHPRRLALAARVRCVADDRASELFPVSFGAVLRVRVRGGATLTHRVDSSRGGPDNPLSPGELALKFRLNAARALPAPAVAALDRRIAALATASSCAGLARLG
- a CDS encoding Zn-ribbon domain-containing OB-fold protein, with product MIEDFWEATRRRLLVVQRCLACGHRQHYPRLLCTACGGTELEYASVSGLGVVDSFTIVHRAPAPGFEPPYTVARVRLAEGPILLTHLVGGTDWACDLPVRVAWRPLPDGRHLPVFRPARD
- a CDS encoding RidA family protein, producing MTVYLPAVPGYEEAAALLDTAGLAVGDLVHVVEYVTAGALDGYASVSAAREGFLGGHAVPVATVAVAGLLGPGPYAVELTAFPGGGDLVVAHPDTGFHRGSLRVAGGVVYLPGIQPCDAEGLVHAGDFRAQYGYCLDRAAELLKAAGLGPGALVRTIDYTATATRAEYPRCGRPRRELLGGTGADGLPVFPGAAGILVDRPVLAGAMVSLDALASTAPSRTVNPGWSRYETLTYRPGVAAGDTLFMSGFGALEPATQEVVFAGDLAAQAGFVYAGIAAVLREAGLRGADVVRLVEYVTPEGVAAHPDLAALRARHFGRAPVSAVVCSALLRPEFLIEVVPVAVRP
- a CDS encoding acetyl-CoA acetyltransferase; amino-acid sequence: MAIVGAAESDLGITGESVLTLQAQAVTRALADAGLPLSDVDGLATCGVSRFSATQVADYLGLRPVWTESTFAGGCAFEMYVARAVQAIEAGQCRTVVISYGSNQRSARSRSLAGVVEEHTPEARFEAPYGPLYPFSYYAMAAQRYMHAFGVKREALAEVAVAARDWALLNPKAYRYGAAPLTVRDVLSAPMVSSPLTVADACLVTDGGGAVVLTSLERARDLRRAPVRVLGYGECVTNTSMTAVDDLTVTGAVRSGAAAFTRAGLVPGDVDVAQIYDSFTITVLLTLEGLGFCGAGEAGDFVAGGRTGPGGAFPVNTSGGGLSYNHPGQYGLLLLVEAVRQLRGECGDRQVPGAEVALAHGTGGILSAHATVLLGVDR
- a CDS encoding cyclase family protein — encoded protein: MREPWEAVAGARVFDLAQPMSTGMPQSPNHPPFRMLLERRHGDVVRADGGSAANEIIVTGGHVGTHVDALAHVSHAGLLHGGREAAALQSHRGLSALGIDAFVPYVGRGVLLDVAAVHGVATLPAGYEVTPEDLDRAAAGLDIGPGEAVLVGTGWSRRWPEPEVFTGQSHGAPGPGVAAGRWLADLNPRLVGAETIAFEHVAPGRGHATLPVHRLLLVEEGINIVETMRLDELLDSGVREFLLVVNPLPVVGASGSPVRPLAVAR
- a CDS encoding MmgE/PrpD family protein, with translation MTVAAELARWALDLRGIPGDAASAVRRHLLDGLGAAVAAARSGAARLAVDVASALGGPPEATIIGGAGRVGAPAAALANGTLVHALDFDDTHAGGLVHATAPVLPAVLAVGEEVGASGAEVAVALAAGLETICRLGAAVPHGFHARGLHATSVCGVFAAALAAARLYRLSPEQAVNALGVAGSQAGGLLESVNTGASTKQLHPGLAALGGVLAARLAAAGATGPASVFEGRYGLYNVLAGRQVGGAAVLAGLGERWELTRITIKPYPVCQLSHAALDAAGRLRPRLGGRDVDEIVVEIHPDAAQFVCGPGKERPASAYAAKFSLPWCLAALLVDGTLTTATFDDLDRPEVVALAARVRHELADSGGVAAGQPGRVIALLADGSRVEAAVERSGGGPGDPALDELVRTKAAANLGGTAVVATVDVLERLPDLTSLMAALRGPLTSSPP
- a CDS encoding FAS1-like dehydratase domain-containing protein — translated: MNLPIEEIRALVGREVAYTAPEPLGRAALRYFALAVGDDNPLYTDAGHARAHGYRDVVAPPTLICETNQYAGLPMDADGYAGHSWHIDVPGARLVRGGNDYTFHQPVHPDDVITATWRIEDVEEKAGKLFVTSRATYTNQRGELLAVNEETLIYVEIP